A single genomic interval of Alteromonas sp. CI.11.F.A3 harbors:
- a CDS encoding 3-phosphoshikimate 1-carboxyvinyltransferase, producing MVLKVNHPIQEEPNVKHMLERMPKHVANSFSEEQLTHINTALAGRRWGKHKLDLRGTLGIGHSRFYFVLLGGKDKRDPSRIESKIGQLTLAFGFTLFILFSLLVGMVLLYILKSWLGINLFESFSLGLWDWFKATF from the coding sequence GTGGTTTTAAAAGTTAATCACCCCATTCAGGAAGAACCCAACGTTAAGCATATGCTAGAAAGAATGCCCAAGCATGTGGCTAACTCTTTTAGTGAAGAACAGTTAACCCATATTAATACCGCATTAGCAGGCAGGCGTTGGGGTAAGCATAAATTAGATTTAAGGGGTACCCTTGGTATTGGCCACAGCCGTTTTTATTTTGTACTTTTAGGTGGCAAAGATAAACGTGACCCTTCACGTATTGAAAGTAAAATTGGCCAACTTACTTTGGCGTTTGGTTTCACCCTATTTATTCTATTCTCGCTACTAGTAGGTATGGTTTTGCTGTACATATTAAAATCGTGGCTAGGCATTAATTTGTTTGAGAGCTTTTCGCTGGGATTGTGGGATTGGTTTAAAGCTACGTTTTAA
- a CDS encoding VpsP family polysaccharide biosynthesis protein, whose translation MTLSNVYNNNQLLIKRVVRTVFFITAAWGVIWSAQFFVSGNYYYRVNNQLEAWQSKPELVTQSKVSDAITKIDSAISMFPNNALYYQMRGQLYEWQAFVSQSAAQSATESDKTNSLKLAFTNYQQSLSLRPLWPASWIGLASVKWKLNEVDDTFYQYMNKAAQSGPQDAVVHKFIVEYGLANFSARSPEYINVIQPLKHHMKLGLANPHSREAIVQSIVKYSAEEPACRWMRLASYPVRKRIPNCITYH comes from the coding sequence GTGACCTTATCTAACGTATACAACAACAATCAATTATTGATAAAACGTGTTGTGCGTACCGTGTTTTTTATTACCGCCGCCTGGGGCGTAATATGGAGTGCTCAGTTTTTCGTATCGGGAAACTATTACTATCGTGTAAACAACCAGTTAGAAGCATGGCAAAGTAAACCTGAGCTGGTTACACAAAGTAAAGTAAGCGATGCTATCACCAAAATAGATTCTGCTATTTCCATGTTTCCAAATAACGCATTGTATTATCAAATGCGTGGGCAGCTTTATGAGTGGCAAGCCTTTGTTTCTCAAAGTGCGGCTCAAAGCGCTACTGAAAGTGACAAAACGAATAGTTTGAAACTGGCCTTTACCAATTACCAGCAGAGTTTATCGCTACGGCCACTCTGGCCAGCTAGTTGGATAGGCTTAGCGTCGGTTAAATGGAAGCTTAATGAAGTAGACGATACTTTCTATCAATATATGAATAAAGCGGCTCAGTCAGGCCCACAAGACGCCGTAGTACACAAATTTATAGTGGAATATGGCTTAGCCAATTTTTCGGCACGATCGCCTGAATACATTAACGTTATTCAACCATTAAAACATCATATGAAATTAGGGTTGGCAAACCCCCATAGCAGAGAAGCAATTGTTCAAAGTATAGTTAAATACAGCGCAGAAGAGCCCGCATGCAGATGGATGCGCTTGGCTTCTTACCCGGTAAGAAAACGCATTCCCAACTGCATCACGTACCACTAG
- a CDS encoding tyrosine-protein phosphatase, whose translation MIDLHSHILPGIDDGARTMAMSIDMAKQTLECGVTHLVCTPHIHPGFFDNTPAIIENAYNELVLELQRQHIPLKLSYAAELRVSEHIPIWIKQNAVPFLGDIDGKKVMLLEMPHSHIPSGLEPLIKWLLKNNVQPLIAHPERNRELLREQHKFEWLQRIGCWFQVTAGALTGRFSEPVQNFALTLLANKSFHVVASDTHDTVRRPNDMGEAFAVVSAVDAAYAQQVFVTTPGKIVGASSDLI comes from the coding sequence TTGATAGACCTTCACAGTCATATATTACCTGGTATTGATGATGGTGCCAGAACCATGGCCATGTCGATTGACATGGCCAAACAAACGCTTGAGTGCGGTGTTACGCACTTAGTTTGTACCCCTCATATTCACCCCGGCTTTTTCGATAATACCCCTGCTATTATTGAAAACGCGTACAATGAACTGGTGCTAGAACTTCAACGCCAACATATTCCTCTTAAATTGTCTTACGCGGCAGAGCTTCGCGTGTCAGAACACATTCCTATTTGGATAAAGCAAAACGCCGTTCCGTTTTTAGGTGATATTGATGGCAAAAAGGTGATGCTGCTTGAAATGCCTCATAGTCATATACCTTCGGGGCTAGAACCGCTAATTAAGTGGTTATTGAAAAACAACGTACAGCCGCTTATTGCACACCCAGAGCGAAACCGAGAGCTACTACGTGAGCAACACAAATTTGAGTGGTTGCAGCGCATAGGGTGCTGGTTTCAAGTAACGGCTGGCGCACTTACAGGCCGATTCAGTGAGCCAGTGCAGAACTTTGCGCTAACACTACTTGCCAATAAAAGTTTTCATGTAGTGGCTTCTGATACCCACGATACTGTTCGTAGACCTAACGATATGGGCGAAGCATTTGCAGTGGTATCGGCGGTAGACGCGGCCTACGCCCAGCAAGTTTTCGTCACTACACCGGGTAAGATAGTAGGGGCAAGTAGTGACCTTATCTAA
- a CDS encoding polysaccharide biosynthesis tyrosine autokinase, whose protein sequence is MAVINRDDVNHGVLDSETIDIAHYLGILKRYAFRIVSLAIAFTILVALLVMRMTPLYTSSTTILVDSENANVVSIEEVYGLDTKRKDYMQTQYEILRSRQIAERTVEGMNLHLNDKFMPPKEGPGIVDSLLASAKDMLPFLPQKEVVERTEAQIIAAKKRSAVFRLMRAVEVSMVDNTQVMKISVTTESASLSAEIADTIADVYIENYLQAKLDMTAKATSFLTESLEGLKDKLDIAEKNLAQFYERNQVVNIDGVVGLAADELERLSSQLLDAQTALKLNAVIYRQTRNNVTLEDIARLPEVLNHPTIQGVRRDEAKAMTRVSELSKVYGPKHPKMIAANAELSSIRETLNTQTRDLISSITTQYQVSEQRVAQLKQEVEVAKAEFRGLSALDNERKALQRDVDINQQLYNSFFTRLKETDELGGFESANARVLDSAVVPSKPSEPNKKLLIGAAFVFSIGFGVFLAITMETLNSGIRSVEDVERKLGQRMLGLIPWLAHKKKTNLPIRTYFDGKKHQFAESVRTLRTSLSLLNLDKDNQAIMVTSSVPKEGKTTVSINLAFALGQLDKTILIDADLRRPSIGKQFNIPNYQPGVANLILKTHSFDECLVRDEQANIDILSAGTIPSNPQELLADKGFDALIKELKTQYKYVVVDTAPTQAVSDSMVIANSCDSIIYVVRADSTSEKVINTGLSRFLQVGHRLDGVVLNQVDLRKSDVAQRYGGFYDQYDYTSHKDS, encoded by the coding sequence ATGGCAGTAATTAATAGGGATGATGTTAATCACGGTGTGTTAGATAGCGAAACTATCGATATTGCACACTACCTTGGAATTCTGAAACGCTACGCTTTCCGTATAGTTTCATTAGCCATTGCGTTTACCATATTGGTGGCTTTGCTGGTAATGCGTATGACGCCACTGTACACGTCGTCTACTACCATATTAGTCGATTCCGAAAACGCAAATGTGGTGTCAATTGAAGAAGTGTATGGCTTAGATACTAAGCGTAAAGATTACATGCAAACCCAATACGAAATACTACGCTCGCGCCAAATAGCAGAACGCACCGTAGAGGGCATGAACTTACACTTAAACGATAAATTCATGCCGCCTAAAGAAGGCCCTGGTATCGTAGATTCGCTTCTTGCTAGTGCGAAAGATATGCTGCCATTTCTTCCTCAAAAAGAAGTAGTAGAGCGTACCGAAGCACAAATTATCGCAGCAAAAAAACGTTCGGCCGTGTTCAGGTTAATGCGCGCCGTAGAAGTTAGTATGGTAGACAACACGCAGGTAATGAAGATTTCAGTAACCACTGAATCTGCTTCGTTGTCGGCGGAAATTGCCGATACTATTGCCGATGTATACATTGAAAACTACCTTCAAGCTAAACTAGACATGACAGCAAAAGCAACGTCGTTTCTTACTGAAAGCTTAGAAGGTTTGAAAGACAAGTTAGATATTGCTGAAAAGAACTTGGCGCAATTTTATGAGCGTAACCAAGTGGTGAATATAGACGGTGTAGTTGGCCTTGCTGCTGACGAACTAGAGCGTTTGAGTTCACAATTGCTTGATGCACAAACTGCACTTAAATTAAATGCAGTTATATACAGACAAACGCGTAACAATGTTACCCTTGAAGACATTGCACGGTTACCAGAAGTACTAAATCACCCTACCATTCAAGGGGTGCGCCGCGACGAAGCCAAAGCCATGACTCGCGTGTCTGAACTTAGCAAAGTGTACGGCCCTAAACACCCGAAAATGATTGCGGCAAATGCCGAGCTTTCTTCAATTCGTGAAACCTTAAATACGCAAACTCGCGACCTTATTTCTAGTATTACTACCCAGTATCAAGTTTCAGAACAGCGCGTAGCGCAGCTGAAGCAAGAAGTAGAAGTAGCGAAAGCAGAATTCCGTGGCTTATCTGCGTTAGATAATGAGCGCAAAGCACTTCAGCGTGATGTTGATATTAACCAGCAACTGTATAATTCGTTCTTTACTCGATTGAAAGAAACCGATGAGTTGGGTGGTTTTGAATCAGCTAACGCTAGAGTGTTAGATAGCGCAGTTGTTCCATCTAAACCTTCTGAGCCGAATAAAAAGCTTTTGATTGGTGCGGCTTTCGTATTCAGTATTGGTTTTGGCGTGTTTTTAGCTATTACCATGGAAACGCTAAATAGCGGTATCCGTTCTGTAGAAGACGTAGAACGTAAATTAGGCCAGCGTATGTTGGGGTTAATTCCATGGTTGGCCCATAAGAAGAAAACCAATTTACCTATTCGTACTTATTTTGATGGTAAAAAACATCAGTTTGCCGAGTCGGTTAGAACCTTACGTACTAGTTTGTCGTTATTGAATTTAGATAAAGACAACCAAGCTATTATGGTTACCTCTAGCGTGCCTAAAGAAGGTAAAACTACCGTATCTATTAACCTTGCGTTCGCGTTAGGGCAATTAGATAAGACCATATTGATAGATGCTGATTTACGCCGCCCGAGCATTGGTAAGCAATTTAATATTCCTAATTACCAACCCGGTGTGGCTAACCTTATTCTTAAAACCCACAGTTTTGATGAATGCTTGGTGCGTGATGAGCAGGCGAATATTGATATTCTTTCTGCCGGTACCATACCTTCTAACCCACAAGAGCTTCTTGCCGATAAAGGGTTCGATGCATTAATTAAAGAATTAAAAACCCAATATAAATATGTGGTAGTTGATACTGCGCCTACCCAAGCAGTAAGTGATTCAATGGTTATTGCTAACTCGTGCGACTCTATTATTTATGTAGTGCGCGCCGACAGTACTAGCGAGAAAGTGATCAATACTGGGTTGTCTCGTTTCTTACAAGTTGGACATCGCCTTGATGGGGTAGTGCTAAATCAAGTAGACTTACGAAAGTCTGATGTAGCACAGAGGTACGGCGGGTTTTATGATCAGTATGATTATACTAGTCATAAGGACAGCTAA
- a CDS encoding polysaccharide biosynthesis/export family protein encodes MSFNAIAQEGNLSMSRYQLGSGDRVSINVFGQDDLSMEVRLPDVGTINYPFMGEVKLVGLTLGEVEQLIYEGLKGDYLVNPSVSVTIIDYRPFFIDGEVKRPGGYPYQPGLSVNKAAALAGGYTERAARDKITIVREKDGTSRSFTVTVSDMIQPGDIITVNQRFF; translated from the coding sequence ATGTCGTTCAATGCTATAGCACAAGAAGGTAATTTGAGTATGAGCCGCTATCAATTGGGCTCAGGTGACAGAGTAAGTATTAACGTATTTGGGCAAGACGATTTATCGATGGAAGTACGTTTGCCCGATGTTGGCACTATTAACTACCCGTTTATGGGTGAAGTAAAATTAGTAGGCTTAACCTTAGGCGAAGTAGAACAGCTTATTTATGAAGGCTTAAAAGGGGATTATTTAGTAAACCCTTCAGTGTCGGTGACGATTATTGACTACCGCCCCTTCTTTATAGACGGTGAGGTTAAACGCCCAGGTGGTTACCCTTATCAGCCTGGTTTGTCGGTTAATAAAGCCGCTGCGTTAGCTGGCGGTTATACCGAACGAGCAGCAAGAGACAAAATAACTATAGTTCGAGAAAAAGATGGCACATCACGCAGTTTTACCGTTACGGTAAGCGATATGATTCAGCCCGGTGACATCATTACCGTAAATCAACGCTTTTTCTAA
- a CDS encoding outer membrane beta-barrel protein encodes MFKRTTSLVALSVISAISNAQEAGRIEAGQFDIIPTFNSSLSYVDNVAYARDGEPKIYSWRATLSPEIIAATEIDGNPVQFGYRLERGVYFSSSADDYTDHFVEATGEYELNSRHRLSGTAQYEDGHEDRGTGFSLGAGDDITSPDTFKSMYAGAEYSYGALTSNGMLTLKTSRQTLDYDREEQAYLLRDRASNKIGAEFAYKIAPATALVLDVTNTYVRYDRQESAAESRDSDVMRILAGVKWESTAATTGFAKVGYTERDFESATRSTFNDVNWEAGIDWQPLTYSTFRFATSADTRETNGEGNFISGRDYTVSWDHEWLERLSTTASIGRYSDEYVLDDEGIANREDDLMRYTAALNYQARRYLSFSLYYTLNDRDSNRDTIGYDRSVIGLSAEVSL; translated from the coding sequence ATGTTTAAAAGGACAACAAGCCTTGTTGCACTGTCGGTAATTAGCGCCATATCGAATGCACAAGAGGCTGGCCGTATTGAAGCAGGCCAATTCGACATTATCCCCACGTTCAACTCTTCATTGAGCTACGTTGATAACGTTGCTTATGCTCGTGATGGTGAACCTAAAATTTACAGCTGGCGCGCAACGCTTTCGCCAGAAATTATTGCGGCAACCGAAATTGATGGCAACCCCGTTCAATTTGGATACCGCTTAGAGCGCGGTGTGTACTTTTCAAGCAGTGCAGATGACTACACTGACCATTTTGTTGAGGCTACCGGTGAATACGAGCTAAATAGTCGTCATCGCCTAAGTGGAACTGCGCAATATGAAGATGGTCATGAAGATCGAGGTACGGGTTTTTCATTAGGGGCCGGCGACGATATTACTTCGCCTGATACCTTTAAAAGTATGTATGCCGGTGCTGAATACAGCTACGGTGCGTTAACGTCAAACGGGATGCTAACCCTTAAGACAAGTCGCCAAACGTTAGATTATGACCGAGAAGAACAGGCCTACCTACTTAGAGATAGAGCAAGTAATAAGATAGGCGCAGAGTTCGCCTATAAAATTGCGCCAGCAACAGCCTTAGTGTTAGATGTAACCAATACGTATGTTCGTTATGACCGTCAAGAGTCTGCTGCTGAAAGCCGAGATAGTGATGTAATGCGTATTTTAGCGGGTGTTAAGTGGGAAAGTACCGCCGCAACAACTGGCTTTGCTAAAGTGGGTTATACAGAAAGAGATTTTGAGTCAGCGACTCGTAGTACTTTTAACGACGTTAACTGGGAAGCAGGAATTGATTGGCAACCCTTAACGTATTCTACATTTCGTTTCGCTACCAGTGCCGATACACGTGAAACCAACGGTGAAGGTAACTTTATTAGCGGCCGTGATTACACAGTGTCTTGGGATCATGAATGGCTTGAGCGCTTAAGCACTACGGCCAGTATTGGTAGATATAGTGATGAGTATGTATTAGACGACGAAGGCATTGCTAATCGTGAAGATGATTTAATGCGTTATACTGCTGCATTAAACTATCAAGCACGTCGTTATTTAAGCTTTTCTCTATACTACACATTAAATGACAGAGACAGTAACCGAGATACTATTGGTTACGACAGAAGTGTAATTGGATTATCTGCTGAGGTTAGCTTGTGA
- a CDS encoding undecaprenyl-phosphate glucose phosphotransferase, with product MDNKVAPNQVLKSHEVEPNASGGLIVRNQSGFSTIYRLIDLCLVTLLYYASAFYYHSPVTAGSLLFLFVFVISFQLSGEFVELYRSWRGHRTNEMLRAAAIAWALSMLSTTAFGFFFFGDLRITPPGVLLWAASSFVVVLAWRYVMRKFLFRLRRSGLNSRKSIVIGASQLGYNMANQIVSNEHLGIRFLGLFDDRSEDRLPHEFRNQVLGNIESAIEMAKRNEVDYIYIALPMSAESRIRHILEKCSDTTANVYIIPNFFMYNLLNARWQSIGSVQALSVYDTPFQGASDILKRFEDIVLSILILIMLAIPMLGIAAAVKLTSKGPVIFKQKRYGLDGKQITVYKFRSMTTQDNGAVVKQATKNDARLTKIGGFLRRSSIDELPQFINVLQGRMSIVGPRPHAVAHNEEYRKLITGYMLRHKVKPGITGWAQVNGLRGETETVNKMVQRVEYDLDYIHRWSVWFDIKIVFMTVFGGLANKNAY from the coding sequence ATGGATAATAAAGTAGCACCTAACCAAGTCCTCAAATCTCACGAGGTTGAACCCAATGCTTCTGGCGGGCTTATCGTTAGGAACCAAAGTGGTTTCTCAACCATATATAGGCTTATTGATTTATGCTTAGTGACCTTACTTTATTACGCTTCAGCGTTTTATTACCATAGCCCAGTAACCGCTGGCAGCCTTCTATTCCTTTTTGTCTTTGTTATTAGTTTCCAATTATCTGGTGAATTTGTAGAACTTTACCGTTCTTGGCGTGGCCACAGAACGAATGAAATGCTTCGTGCAGCGGCTATAGCGTGGGCACTTAGCATGTTGTCTACCACCGCTTTTGGGTTCTTTTTCTTTGGCGATTTAAGAATTACGCCACCTGGTGTTTTATTATGGGCCGCATCTTCATTTGTTGTGGTACTTGCTTGGCGCTATGTAATGCGAAAATTCCTTTTTCGCCTTCGCCGCAGCGGATTAAACTCAAGAAAATCGATTGTAATTGGTGCAAGTCAGTTGGGTTACAACATGGCCAATCAAATTGTGTCAAATGAACATTTGGGCATTCGTTTCTTAGGGTTGTTCGACGACAGAAGCGAAGACAGATTGCCTCATGAGTTTAGAAACCAAGTATTAGGCAATATTGAATCGGCCATTGAAATGGCTAAGCGCAATGAAGTGGACTACATATATATAGCGCTGCCAATGAGTGCAGAAAGCCGTATTCGCCACATTCTTGAAAAATGTAGCGACACCACGGCTAACGTTTATATTATTCCTAACTTCTTCATGTACAACCTACTAAATGCCCGCTGGCAGTCGATTGGCTCTGTACAAGCGTTAAGCGTGTACGACACCCCATTCCAGGGTGCTAGCGACATTTTAAAACGCTTTGAAGACATTGTATTAAGTATTCTAATCTTAATCATGCTGGCTATCCCAATGTTGGGCATTGCTGCAGCGGTTAAGCTTACCTCTAAGGGCCCTGTCATTTTCAAACAGAAACGATATGGGTTAGATGGAAAGCAAATTACCGTTTATAAATTTCGCTCTATGACTACGCAAGATAACGGTGCTGTGGTTAAACAAGCCACTAAGAATGATGCTCGCTTAACTAAAATTGGTGGGTTTCTGCGCCGTTCTTCTATTGATGAACTTCCACAGTTTATTAATGTGCTACAGGGCAGAATGTCGATTGTAGGCCCTCGCCCTCATGCAGTAGCGCATAATGAAGAATACCGTAAGCTTATAACGGGCTACATGCTTCGCCATAAGGTGAAACCTGGTATTACCGGTTGGGCGCAAGTTAACGGCTTACGCGGCGAAACAGAGACAGTGAATAAAATGGTACAGCGAGTAGAGTACGATTTAGATTATATTCACCGCTGGTCTGTTTGGTTCGATATTAAAATAGTCTTTATGACGGTATTTGGTGGGTTAGCGAATAAGAACGCTTACTAA
- the rplT gene encoding 50S ribosomal protein L20 has translation MARVKRGTVARARHKKVLKQAKGYYGARSRVYRVAVQAVTKAGQYAYRDRRQRKRQFRQLWIARINAAARQNGMSYSRFINGLKKASVEIDRKILADIAVHDKAAFSALVDAAKGALA, from the coding sequence ATGGCTAGAGTAAAACGCGGCACGGTAGCACGTGCACGTCACAAAAAAGTCCTCAAGCAGGCAAAAGGTTATTACGGTGCTCGTTCACGTGTTTATCGCGTAGCGGTACAAGCCGTAACTAAAGCTGGTCAATATGCTTACCGTGACCGTCGTCAGCGCAAGCGTCAATTCCGTCAATTGTGGATTGCACGTATTAATGCTGCTGCACGTCAAAATGGTATGTCATACAGCCGTTTCATTAACGGCTTGAAAAAAGCGTCTGTTGAAATCGATCGTAAGATCCTTGCCGACATCGCTGTACATGACAAAGCGGCTTTCAGCGCACTAGTCGATGCGGCTAAAGGCGCATTAGCTTAA
- the rpmI gene encoding 50S ribosomal protein L35, whose amino-acid sequence MPKMKTVSGAAKRFKKTGSGRFKSKQSHLRHILTKKSSKRKRHLRGKKLVHDSDTKLVQRMLPYV is encoded by the coding sequence ATGCCTAAAATGAAAACTGTAAGCGGTGCCGCCAAACGTTTTAAGAAAACGGGTTCTGGCCGCTTTAAAAGCAAACAGTCTCACTTACGTCACATTCTGACTAAGAAGAGCTCTAAGCGTAAACGTCACCTTCGTGGCAAGAAACTGGTTCATGATTCTGATACCAAATTGGTTCAGCGCATGTTGCCGTACGTATAG
- the infC gene encoding translation initiation factor IF-3: MHIKGANNKAQGDKARINDEIKAKEVRLIGKDGEQAGIVTLAEATKLAEEASLDLVEISPNAEPPVCKVMDYGKFLFEKSKAQKEQKKKQKQIQVKEIKFRPGTDEGDYQVKLRNLRRFLEGGDKAKVTIRFRGREMAHQEIGIELLNRVKADLEEIAVCESFPRRVEGRQMIMVLAPTKKS; the protein is encoded by the coding sequence ATGCACATTAAAGGCGCTAATAACAAGGCTCAGGGCGACAAAGCCCGCATAAACGATGAAATTAAAGCCAAAGAAGTACGCTTAATTGGCAAAGACGGTGAGCAAGCCGGCATTGTGACGTTAGCAGAAGCGACGAAACTTGCTGAAGAAGCCAGTCTTGATCTAGTAGAAATCAGTCCGAATGCTGAGCCGCCAGTCTGTAAAGTTATGGACTATGGCAAATTCCTCTTTGAAAAAAGTAAAGCTCAAAAAGAGCAGAAGAAAAAACAGAAGCAAATTCAGGTCAAGGAGATTAAGTTCCGCCCTGGCACTGATGAAGGCGATTACCAGGTAAAACTGCGCAACCTGCGTCGCTTTCTTGAAGGTGGTGATAAAGCCAAAGTTACGATCCGTTTCCGCGGACGTGAAATGGCGCACCAAGAGATCGGTATTGAGCTTCTTAACCGTGTTAAAGCGGATTTGGAAGAGATTGCTGTGTGCGAGTCTTTCCCACGTCGTGTGGAAGGCCGCCAAATGATCATGGTGCTAGCCCCAACTAAGAAGTCGTAG
- the thrS gene encoding threonine--tRNA ligase, translated as MPVITLPDGSQRAFDQSVSVLDVANDIGPGLAKATIAGKVNGELVDAVDLIESDAQLQIITAKDEAGLEILRHSCAHLLGHAIKQLWPNTKMAIGPTIDNGFYYDVDMEESLTQEDIQKLEKRMLQLAKTNYNVVKNKVSWQEARDAFEARGETYKMEILDENISHDDRPGLYHHEEYVDMCRGPHVPNMKFCQNFKLMKVAGAYWRGDSDNKMLQRIYGTAWADKKQLKAYLQRLEEAEKRDHRKIGKTLDLFHFQDEAPGMVFWHNDGWSIYTELEKFIRGKLREYDYGEVKGPLMMDRSLWEKSGHWDKFGDAMFTTESEKREYAIKPMNCPGHVQIFNQGLKSYRDLPLRMAEFGCCHRNEPSGGLHGLMRVRGFTQDDAHVFCTEEQILDEVGSCIDMVYDAYNTFGFEKIVVKLSTRPESRVGSDEIWDKSEAALAEALNKKNIEFSYLPGEGAFYGPKIEFTLHDCLDRAWQCGTVQLDFSMPGRLGSTYVAEDGERKVPVMIHRAILGSLERFIGILTEEFAGLFPLWLAPQQVVILNITDSQGEYAQECAKKLQKSGFRAKSDLRNEKIGFKIREHTLKRVPYMLVVGDKEMEAGEVAVRSRRGDDLGKMSLEAFIAMANQEVAEKTIK; from the coding sequence ATGCCAGTAATTACCCTTCCTGATGGAAGCCAGCGCGCTTTCGACCAATCAGTTTCTGTATTAGATGTTGCCAACGATATCGGCCCAGGTTTAGCGAAAGCCACCATTGCCGGTAAAGTAAATGGCGAATTGGTAGACGCCGTAGATCTTATTGAGTCAGATGCTCAACTACAAATCATTACCGCAAAAGATGAAGCTGGTTTAGAAATTCTTCGCCACAGCTGTGCGCATTTGTTAGGCCATGCTATTAAGCAACTTTGGCCAAACACCAAAATGGCAATTGGGCCAACTATCGACAACGGTTTTTACTACGATGTTGATATGGAAGAAAGCCTAACCCAGGAAGATATTCAAAAGCTTGAAAAGCGTATGCTTCAACTAGCTAAAACTAACTATAACGTTGTTAAAAATAAAGTTAGCTGGCAAGAAGCCCGTGATGCATTCGAAGCACGCGGTGAAACCTATAAAATGGAAATTCTAGATGAGAACATCAGTCATGATGATCGTCCAGGATTATACCACCATGAAGAATACGTAGACATGTGCCGAGGCCCTCACGTGCCTAACATGAAATTCTGCCAAAACTTCAAACTTATGAAAGTAGCCGGCGCTTACTGGCGTGGCGACAGCGACAATAAAATGTTGCAACGTATTTACGGCACAGCGTGGGCAGATAAAAAGCAACTTAAAGCTTATTTGCAGCGCTTAGAAGAAGCTGAAAAACGTGATCACCGTAAAATTGGTAAAACGCTAGACTTGTTCCACTTCCAAGACGAAGCGCCGGGTATGGTGTTTTGGCATAATGATGGCTGGTCTATTTACACAGAATTAGAAAAGTTTATTCGTGGCAAATTGCGCGAGTACGACTACGGCGAAGTAAAAGGCCCATTAATGATGGACCGTTCGTTGTGGGAAAAATCGGGTCACTGGGACAAATTTGGCGATGCCATGTTTACCACTGAATCTGAAAAGCGTGAATACGCAATTAAACCAATGAACTGCCCAGGTCACGTTCAAATATTTAACCAAGGCTTAAAGTCTTACCGCGACCTTCCGTTGCGTATGGCAGAGTTTGGTTGTTGTCACCGTAATGAACCATCAGGTGGCTTACATGGTCTAATGCGTGTACGTGGGTTTACCCAAGACGATGCACACGTGTTTTGTACCGAAGAACAGATACTCGATGAAGTGGGTAGCTGTATTGACATGGTATACGATGCGTACAATACCTTCGGTTTTGAAAAAATCGTGGTAAAACTTTCTACTCGCCCTGAAAGCCGAGTTGGCAGTGACGAGATTTGGGATAAATCTGAAGCTGCTTTGGCAGAAGCACTTAATAAGAAAAATATTGAGTTTAGTTATTTGCCAGGCGAAGGCGCGTTCTACGGTCCTAAAATTGAATTTACCCTTCATGATTGCTTAGACAGAGCATGGCAGTGTGGAACGGTTCAGCTAGATTTCTCTATGCCGGGTCGTTTAGGGTCTACTTACGTAGCTGAAGACGGCGAACGTAAAGTGCCTGTTATGATCCACAGAGCTATTTTAGGTTCACTAGAAAGATTTATCGGTATTCTTACCGAAGAATTTGCCGGACTTTTCCCGCTTTGGTTAGCCCCTCAGCAGGTGGTAATTCTAAATATTACCGATAGTCAGGGTGAATATGCACAAGAATGTGCAAAAAAACTGCAAAAAAGTGGATTTAGAGCAAAGTCGGACTTGAGAAATGAGAAGATTGGCTTTAAAATCCGCGAGCACACTCTCAAGCGTGTTCCTTATATGCTAGTGGTAGGCGATAAAGAAATGGAAGCTGGCGAAGTAGCAGTACGCTCACGACGCGGTGACGACCTAGGCAAAATGAGCCTGGAAGCTTTTATTGCCATGGCAAATCAGGAAGTGGCAGAAAAGACCATTAAATAG